The following are encoded together in the Ovis canadensis isolate MfBH-ARS-UI-01 breed Bighorn chromosome 2, ARS-UI_OviCan_v2, whole genome shotgun sequence genome:
- the CD274 gene encoding programmed cell death 1 ligand 1 gives MRIYSVLTFMAYCCLLKAFTITVPKDLYVVEYGSNVTLECRFPVDQQLNLLVLVVYWEMEDKKIIQFVNGKEDLNVQHSSYHGRAQLLKDQLSLGKAALQITDVKLQDAGVYCCLISYGGADYKRITLKVNAPYRKIYPTVSVDPVTSEHELTCQAEGYPEADVIWTSSDHQVLSGKTSITHSKREEKLFNVTSTLRINTTADKIFYCTFRRLGHEENNTAELVIPEPYPDPAKTRNHLVILGALFLFLHVTLAVIFCLKRNVRKMDVEKCGTQDMNSKQQNATHFEET, from the exons ATGAGGATATATAGTGTCTTAACATTCATGGCTTACTGTTGTTTGCTGAAAG CATTTACTATCACAGTTCCCAAGGACCTGTATGTGGTAGAATATGGCAGCAATGTGACGTTGGAATGCAGATTTCCAGTAGACCAACAATTAAACCTGCTTGTGTTAGTTGTTTACTGGGAAATGGAGGATAAGAAAATTATTCAGTTTGTGAATGGGAAGGAAGACCTGAACGTTCAGCACAGTAGCTACCATGGGAGGGCCCAGCTGTTGAAGGACCAGCTCTCCTTGGGAAAGGCTGCACTTCAGATAACAGATGTGAAATTGCAGGATGCAGGGGTTTACTGTTGCTTGATCAGCTATGGCGGTGCCGACTACAAGCGGATTACTTTGAAAGTCAATG CTCCATACCGCAAAATCTACCCCACAGTTTCTGTGGATCCAGTCACCTCTGAACATGAACTAACGTGTCAGGCTGAGGGTTACCCTGAAGCTGATGTCATCTGGACAAGTAGCGATCACCAAGTCCTGAGTGGCAAAACCAGCATCACCCATTCTAAGAGGGAGGAAAAGCTTTTCAATGTGACCAGCACACTGAGAATCAACACAACAGCTGACAAAATTTTCTACTGCACTTTTCGGAGATTAGGTCATGAGGAAAACAACACAGCTGAGTTGGTCATCCCAG aaccATATCCAGATCCAGCAAAAACGAGGAATCACTTGGTGATTCTGGGAGCTCTCTTCTTGTTCCTGCATGTAACCCTGGCAGTCATCTTCTGTCTGAAAAGAAATG TGAGAAAGATGGATGTAGAAAAATGTGGCACCCAAGATATGAATTCAAAGCAACAAAATG CTACACATTTTGAGGAGACGTAA